A stretch of Oxobacter pfennigii DNA encodes these proteins:
- a CDS encoding RNA polymerase sigma factor, which translates to MNHFGIYRVKGGNGMDNENMEALYAEYSQAVYRYLLSLCHSAQIAEELTQETFYRAILSSNRYNGNCKVSVWLCQIAKHLWYQHLRKEKNRTLPLCSISEPLTAPLETQLMEQENCHDLYVAIHALDEPYREVVYLRALGGLTFRQIGMVLGRSETWARVTFFRAKKQLMERRQSYETEL; encoded by the coding sequence ATGAATCATTTTGGGATATATAGGGTGAAAGGAGGTAACGGCATGGACAATGAAAATATGGAAGCATTATATGCGGAGTATTCTCAGGCTGTATATCGTTATCTGCTTTCCCTGTGTCACAGTGCACAGATAGCTGAAGAACTGACGCAAGAGACTTTTTACCGGGCTATTCTGTCAAGCAACCGTTATAACGGTAACTGCAAGGTGTCGGTCTGGCTGTGCCAGATCGCCAAGCACCTATGGTATCAGCACCTGCGTAAGGAGAAAAATCGCACCCTGCCCTTATGCAGTATATCCGAGCCGCTGACTGCCCCGCTGGAAACACAGCTAATGGAACAGGAGAACTGCCACGACTTATATGTGGCCATCCACGCTCTGGATGAGCCTTACCGTGAGGTGGTATACCTACGAGCACTGGGAGGCCTTACTTTCCGTCAGATCGGTATGGTATTGGGACGGAGTGAAACCTGGGCGCGGGTAACCTTTTTTCGGGCAAAAAAGCAATTGATGGAAAGGAGGCAAAGTTATGAAACTGAGTTGTGA
- a CDS encoding anti-sigma factor family protein, with protein sequence MKLSCDVICDLLPGYAEGMTSEDSNRLVQEHLDNCPQCLALLQSMKEDMQTELPAQTEIAPFRKYRRRIQSWKVLCGLFALLLVALCIPAVVAQVDSYHRLWMKQHPHQIDEIIAMDCATEQKLILPFSYDSGAVQDDGVKYYDGTYFVSDETALELAERINSWGLKNCTARVIDDTSLLVSYGNSRYRMYQTNGKWYNWCFEGLSYKFNNYYYQFPIYLCQSADTVIDEFNNSPNELTSVADYEDFVDFYTDSGLYRFTAREGTIVLLGYVNEAMQNEGLPFPLTMNFTETDGILTITIQKVIIQVP encoded by the coding sequence ATGAAACTGAGTTGTGATGTAATCTGCGATTTACTGCCCGGCTACGCTGAGGGCATGACCAGTGAGGACAGCAACCGCTTGGTACAGGAGCATTTGGATAATTGCCCGCAGTGCCTTGCACTGCTGCAAAGCATGAAAGAGGATATGCAAACGGAGCTGCCGGCACAGACAGAAATCGCACCCTTCAGAAAATACCGGCGGCGGATACAGTCGTGGAAAGTGTTATGCGGGCTGTTTGCCTTGTTGCTGGTCGCCTTGTGCATTCCCGCGGTGGTCGCACAAGTTGATTCCTATCATCGCCTGTGGATGAAGCAGCACCCGCACCAGATTGACGAGATTATCGCTATGGACTGTGCTACTGAGCAGAAACTTATTCTGCCTTTTTCCTATGATAGTGGTGCCGTCCAGGATGACGGCGTTAAATACTATGACGGAACCTATTTTGTTTCTGATGAAACCGCTTTAGAATTGGCCGAGCGGATTAATTCATGGGGACTTAAAAACTGTACAGCCAGAGTTATCGACGACACATCTCTGCTTGTTTCTTATGGCAACTCCCGTTATCGGATGTACCAAACCAACGGAAAATGGTATAACTGGTGTTTTGAGGGTCTGTCATACAAGTTCAACAACTATTATTACCAGTTTCCTATTTATCTGTGTCAGTCCGCTGACACGGTGATTGATGAATTCAACAACAGCCCAAATGAGCTTACAAGCGTTGCCGACTATGAGGATTTTGTGGACTTCTACACCGATAGCGGCCTATACCGCTTCACCGCACGTGAAGGCACTATTGTATTACTAGGTTATGTTAATGAGGCTATGCAAAACGAAGGCTTGCCGTTTCCCCTCACTATGAACTTCACTGAAACAGACGGCATTTTAACTATCACCATTCAAAAGGTCATAATCCAAGTGCCGTAG